CACATATTATGCACTGGGCAGCGTGCCTCTCGGCTTGGCGGCGGCTTTTATCATTGCGCTGTTATTAAATCAAAAGGTGAGGGGGTTGTCGGTGTTTCGTACGATTTATTATCTACCTACTATTGTACCGAGTATTGCTAACACGATGTTGTGGCTGTGGATGTTCAACCCGGATTTTGGTCTGTTAAATTCGCTGCTGGAGGGCGTTGGACTGCCGGGGAGCAAATGGATTTATGACGAGAACACTGCAATACCCTCGCTGATCATGATGAGCACCTGGGGGATCGGAAACACGGTCATTATCTTTTTGGCGGGACTTCAGTCGGTTCCCACCCATCTGTATGAAGCAGCTGAGGTAGACGGCGGTAATAGGTGGCATAAATTTTTTCATATTACCATTCCTTCGATGACACCAACCATTTTCTTCAATCTGGTCATGTCTTTAATCAGCACCTTTCAGGCCTTCAATCAGGCATATGTTATGACCAACGGGGGGCCGAATAATTCAACGCTGTTCTATGTGTTCTACTTGTGGCGTACGGCCTTTACGGAGACTAAAATCGGCTACGCCTCAGCGCTGGCCTGGATCTTATTTTTCGTCATCATGGTTTTAACGGTTCTGATTTTCTCCACATCCAAAAAGTGGGTCCACTATGAAGGAGGGGAACGTTCATGAATCAGGTCACTTCTTCTGTCAATTCTTCAGAAACACCACAACATCCGCTTCCACAGCCTGAACGTTCCCGAAGTCCTGCGACCGCCACCCATTCCAAACCCTTCCCACTCAGCCGTGTTGTACTGTATATCGTTTTAATTATAGGTAGTGTTTTAATGCTGTTGCCATTTGCATGGCTTATTCGCAGCTCTCTGATGGGGACATCGCAAATTTTCGTGTTCCCGCCGGAGTGGATACCCTCTCCTTTTCAATGGAGCAATTACCCGGAGGCGCTGACTTCAGTACCGTTCGGCAGGTATTTTATGAATACGTTCATGATTGAGGTGTGTGTGCTGGCAGGAGTGATGTTGACCTCAATTGTGTCGGCGTTTACCTTTGCCCGCCTGCGCTGGCCTGGACGTAATCTGATTTTTTCCCTGCTGATCGGGTCGATGATGTTGCCTTACGCGGTGACGCTCATTCCCACTTTCGTCATGTGGCGTGAGCTGGGCGGGCTGAATACATTTTTGCCACTCATTGTTCCTGCATGGTTCGGTGGAGGGGCGTTTAACATCTTCTTGATGCGACAATTCATGCTGACGGTTCCACGCGATCTGGACGAAGCGGCTTATATGGACGGAGGTACGCCTCTGACTGTACTATGGCGCGTCATTATTCCTTTATCTTCGCCTGCATTGATCGTGATCGGAATATTCACTTTTATTGATGTGTGGAACGATTTTTTGGGCCCAATTATTTATTTGAGTGACGAAAAGCATTTTACGCTAGCGCTGGGGCTGGCGACTTTCCGGGGATTAAACAATACCAACTGGCCTTACTTGATGGCGGCTTCCAGCACGATTTTGGCTCCGATCGTCCTGATATTTTTTATCGGACAGCGTTATTTTATTGAAGGCATCACATTGACAGGGATTAAAGGCTAAAGGAAGTTAGGACGCGCTGGTGTGTTCTAAGGCATATGCCTTGAAAAGAGATGGGAAATAAGGAGGCGTACGAGTGAAAGTGGAAGACAGTCAGAAGACAAAACCGTTACAGGGTGTTCCTGGCAGACTGGCCCGGTTACGCTCGAAATTCACGGCTCTAGGGATAGATGCACTGCTTATTACACATGGGCCCAATCGAAGATATATGACCGGATTTACAGGCTCTGCGGGAATTGTGCTTGTTACGCAAGAAGAGGCTTTTTTAGTGACGGATTTCCGCTATATGATGCAGGCAACAGATCAGGCAGTGGAATATTCAGTGATTCGGCATGAGTCGCAAATCTTCCAGACCATCGCTGATCTCACAAGTAAGTTGGGGGTTCGTAGACTGGGTTTGGAGAGCAGGCATGTCTCACTTCAACAGTCGGGACAGCTTCAAGCCGCGCTGGGCTCGTTGGAGTACGTGCAAACGGAGGATGTAATTGAACGGCTGCGCGATGTGAAAGACGAAGAAGAGATTCGGACCATAAGTGAGGCAACGCGTATTACCGATGCTGCCTTTACGGAGGTGCTGAATTATATTCAGCCTGGGGTCACAGAGCGGCGGATTGCGGCGGAACTGGAATATCAGCTTCGGCTCGCAGGCGCGGAATCAGGCGGTTTTGCGTTCATTGTCGCTTCGGGTGAGCGCTCGGCATTGCCGCACGGACTGGCCAGTGACAAGGAAATTGGTCAGAACGAGTTTGTCACAATGGATTTTGGCGCAAATGTGCGTGGCTATCTATCCGATATCACGCGTACCGTATTCGTCGGCAATCCGTCGGAGCGGCACGAGGAACTGTATGCTATTGTGCTGGAAGCGAATATGACGACGATTGCTGGACTTCGCCCTGGCATGAGCGGTCGGGAGGGAGACAGTCTGGGGCGGGATGTGATTGCCTCCTATGGCTATGGGGAGCAGTTTGGTCACGGGCTGGGCCACGGCTTTGGCTTGGAGATTCATGAGCAGGTACGGCTTTCCCGCGAAAGTAAGTCGGTGCTCGTGCCGGGTCATGTCCTTACTGTGGAACCAGGCATTTATATTCCAGGCTTTGGCGGAGTTCGGATTGAGGACGATGTGCTGATCACAGATGTCGGTGTCAAGGTACTGACCTCTTCCCCTAAGGAGCTGCTTTTGTTATAAAACGCAGTGGCGCTATAGGTAACTATCATAGTTTAGTTTGTAAGTCATTCAAAAATGAGATGGAGGGGATCAAATGAACACGCATAAAAGACACACCAAAATATGGCTGACTGCGCTGACGGCTTCTCTCATTGTAGCTTTGACACCAGCTATTCCGGGTCAACAGGCTTATGCCGAGGCAAAATCGGGTGTAAAAGTCGTCGACATTTTTAGCCGGACGGTGAACGATTATGGTATAGATCTGGTTGATTGGCAAGGATATCTGGCGAACCCGTATGTAAAGCTAAAAGTGAAGCCGCCAGTGGATGCTGCTTTTCCGGTGACGGTTACGCTGAATGCGCGGGGCACGTCCCGGCTGATGATGGATCTGCCAAGTACGTTGTCGGCACAAGGAGCAAGCAAAACGTTGACTTTTGCCAATGCACAGGAGGAAAAAGATTTTCGGCTAGCCATCCATCCTGACCGGATTGGAGGAAACGGTGAAATAGAGAATTACACGCTGTCTATGTCTGTTGCTGGAAATGATGGTCACACGACCGCTCAGTCCATTCCGATTCGCGTGTTGGATCAGGACGATAATAAAGAGCCCACAGTTCCTCTCCATTTTGACTACAGATTCGATACGATCAAGCCTTATTTCAATGATGCAGCTACCAAAAAAGCCGCAGAGCTGGCGGTAAAGGACTGGTTCTATTTCTTTGATCTGGCTCCTTTCGATGAGGTTCCTGCCAAAGCGGAGGTAAACCATCTGCCAGGAGACGACTGGCAAAATGAAATACAGGTGACAAATGATAAGCCCTACAAAGGCATGTGGGTGTTTATGAGAGGGCTGAACGGGCCGTATTCTACGGGCTTTCCGGCCACAAACGGCAATTATCATACACGTAACGGTGTGACCGTCCCGGGGAACCTGAACCGTTCCTATAGCTTGATTCTGGATTTCTATGATGATGCGATTCCATTCACATCCGTGGACGATGAAGAATGGTATCAATCCGATCTGTCCAAGGTGACGGATGTGCATGGGCTGATCATGCATGAATTCGGTCATGCGATTGTGTTCAGCGACACATTCCCGGGTGTCAGAGCGTTGAAGGAAGCGGCGGGCAATGACCCTGATATTATGGCTTATCAGCACAGACCGGCTGCATTGGATGACAGCTATCATCTATCTGGAGAGCTTGCAGAAGTCGACAGATTGAGTGGACAAAATGGAGGCTGGCGCCATCTGTTCCCGACCCGGCGCTGGATGAACACGAAGCTTTCGCTACTGGTAGCAGAAAAAGCGGGCTGGCCGCTGCGTAAGGACCTGACTCCTTTCCTCGCGCCAGAAATCATGACGAAGGAATTGCCAGCACCCGTCAAAGGCAAAGCGTACACGGCTAAGCTGGAGGCCAAGGGAGGGGTTCCGTTTTACGATTGGACGGTGACAGGCGGTCAACTGCCCGCAGGGTTGACACTGGACCGTTTTACAGGAACGATTAGCGGAACAGCAGACAGCGGAGCAGGCAACAAGACGTATACGTTCACCGTACAGCTGCGGGATTATGATGAGCTGAGCAAGCCTGTGACACAAAGCTTTACGCTCAAGCTGTAAATAATACCTCACAAGCAGATTAAAACGGTCGAAGGGAGGGAAGCGAATGAAACATGATGCCGCGGATCTGGTCATTGTAGGCGGCGGAATCATCGGTACAGCCATTGCTTATTATGCGGCTAAGTCCGGTATGAAGGTCGTGCTGGCTGAGCGAGGGGAGATTGCTGGAGGCACTTCGTCCCGTTGTGATGGCAATATATTGGCAATTGATAAAGAGCCCGGGTTTGACAGTCGAATGTCGTTGGTATCGCAGGAACTCGTGGCAGAGCTGGCTAGGGAACTGGAGGATGAGTTTGAGTATCGTGCGCCTGGCAGTATTCTGGTCTGTGAAAACGATCAGGAGATGCAAGCGGCTGAGCAGTGGGTAACCCGTCAGCAGCAGGAAGGACTTCCGTTTCGCATGCTGGATCAGCAGGATTTGCGACAGGAATGGCCGCATTTAGCGAAAGATTTGCCGGGCGGACTGGAGTGCGCGACAGATTCCACTGTGAATCCGGTGTTGATGACGTATGCACTGGCCGAGGCCGCGCGTCGAATGGGAGCCAAGTTATTACCGCGCATGCCGATACAGTCCATCCTTCAGGACGAAAGGGGGAACGTCCGCGGGGTGGAGACGCCTAATGGCGTTATCCATGCAGGTGCAGTGGTATTGGCGGCAGGTGTGTGGACACGCAGCATCGGTCATTCACTCGGTTTGGACCTTCCGATCATGCCGCGCAAAGGACATATACTGGTGTCTGCCCGAATGCCTTCCATTGGGAACCGCAAGGTAATGGAGTTCGGCTATCTGATGAGCAAGTTTGGCGGTCAGCGGTGTGTGGATGAGCTTTATGAAAAATACGGTGTCGCGTTGGTATTCGAGCCAACCGCATCTCAAAACATTCTGATCGGCAGCAGCCGTCAGTTTGTCGGTATGGACACACGTGTCGATCAGCAGGTGATTCGCTTAATCGCCCGCAGAGCCATTCGTTTTTTTCCTGCTTTAGCCAATGTACCGCTGATGCGGGCGTATACTGGCTTACGTCCATGGACACCTGATCATTTGCCAATTGTATCAGCGGTGGACGAAGTACCGGGGCTGTTTATCGCTTCTGGCCATGAGGGGGATGGCATTAGTCTTGCGGCGGTTACGGGTAAGCTGGTGACCGAAATGGTACGCGGCGAACCCACTTGCATTCCGGTGGAGCCGCTGCGATATGACCGATTTGGAGAGGTTTTTACCAACCACGAGGTTCACGGGGAGGTAACCGGATGAGCGTAGCGGGCAGAATTACTACGATTGATACCCATACGGGAGGCAATCCGACGCGGACAGTCATCCACGGCGCGCCTAAACTGGTAGGTCGTACGATGCTGGAAAAAATGACTTATATGGCAGCACATCATGATGATTTTCGCCGTTTGCTGATGTTCGAGCCGCGTGGTCATGAGGTGATGTCAGGCTGCATTTTAACAGAACCTTGTCATCCTGATGCAGATATTGGTGTGGTCTTTATAGAGACCGGTGGCTATTTACCGATGTGCGGTCACGATACGATTGGAGTATGTACGGCGCTGATGGAGGGCGGACTGATTGCTGCGGATAAAAAAGCAATATTGCTGGACACTCCGGCAGGCCTGGTTCAAGTGCAACTGGAGGTGGATGCGGGCAAGGTGCGACAAGTAGCGTTCACAAACATCCCTTCTTTTGTGTACCGCCGTGAAGTGGAGATTCAGGTAGAGGGCATCGGGCAAGTCACGCTGGATATTGCGTATGGAGGCAACTTTTACGGCATTGTAGAGGCGGCTTCCATCGGTCTTGCACTGGAGCAGAGCCATGGGGCAAAAATTGTACGAACAGCGGTGCAGATTCGGGAGGCAGTGAATGCGGTTGTTGAGGTCGTGCATCCTGAAAATCCGGTTATTCAAGGATTGACACATATTGAATTTTACGGGGAGCCTGTGGCTCCACAGGCCGATTGCCGCAATGTCGTTGTCATCCCACCGGGAGGTATCGATCGTTCTCCTTGTGGCACAGGAACCTCGGCCAAGGTAGCGGTGTTGCACGCCAAGGGAAAACTGGACTTCAATGAGCCGTTTGTACATGAAAGCATCACAGGTTCCATGTTTCGGGCTGAAATCGTGGGGGAGACGCAGATCGGTCCTTATCCGGCAGTCATCCCACAAATTACAGGCTCGGCTTGGGTGACGGGACATCATCAATTTGTGTTGGATCCTGAGGACCCGCTTAAAGAAGGTTTTTTGCTGATGTGAGCATTTTACATCATTCCCGAATGCTGAATATGAAAATAAAGATCGGAAAGGGTTGGTAAGCATATGGCACGTTTTGAAGGTGTATATGTGGCCTTGGTTACACCATTTACGGCAGAACTGGAGGTAGACCATAAGCGTCTGACCGAGCTGTGCGAGCATCTGATTGCAAGCGGCATTAGCGGACTGGTTCCTACGGGATCGCTGGGAGAATATGCGGCTTTATCCCCGGAGGAACGGTCGCAGGTTGTGCATACCGTAATTGACGCTGCGGCAGGGCGTGTTCCGGTTGTTGTCGGCTCGGCAGCTCCGTCCACCAAACAGGCGGTGCATTGGATTCAGCATGCGAAGGATGCCGGGGCTGCGGGTGTCATGGCATTGCCACCCATTAATTATAATCCACTGCCTCACGAGGTAACGGCCCATTATGAAGCATTGTCAGAGGTGGGCTTGCCAATCATTGCGTATAACAACCCCCATGATTACAAGGTTGACTTGACTCCAGATATTCTTGCGGACTTGTCGCGAATTGAAAATATCGTAGCAGTCAAGGAATTTTCCGGTGATGTACGGCGTATTCACGCTATTTTGGACCAGACAGAGCTGGAGGTCATGGTCGGAGTAGATAATCTGGCGATGGAGGGGGCATTGTTCGGCGCGACAGGCTGGATTTCGGGGGTGCCTAATGCGTTGCCCAAGGAAGGGGTAGAGCTGTTCCGACTTGCACAGGCGGGAAATATGGCAGAAGCGTCCGCGTTGTATCGCAGGCTGCTGCCGCTGTTCCACTATGATGCCAGCCCGCAATTGGTACAGTCCATCAAATATATGATGGAGCTGGCTGGATTTCCGGTCGGTCCGACACGTCCGCCCAGACTTGCGCTGCCGCAGGCGGATTATGACCGCATTCGCGAAGCATTTGAGGTGGCGGTTCGTCCGAGCGGGGTTTCATCCTGAATGGAGGTGAAGATGATGGAGAGCCGAAATTGGATCGGTGGTGAGTGGCTGAGCCCTTCCGGCGAGGAATTGGTGGTTCACAATCCTTCGGACTTGAAGGAGGAGGTGGGAGTCGTCCATTTTTCAGAAACGGGCGATATTACACAGGCCGGGGATGCGGCACGGCTGGCTCAGGCGGGCTGGGCTGCTTTAAGTCCCGCAGCGCGGGGAGGTTATCTGTTCAAAGCAGCCGGGTTACTAGAAGCAGCATTACCTGAATTAGCTGAACTGGCCAGCCGTGAGATGGGCAAGCCGATTACCGAGATGCGCGGAGAGGTCATGCGAGGTGTCCATCTGCTCCGCTACTATGCGGCAGAAGGCGTACGTTCCATCGGTACAGTCATTCCTTCGAATGAGCCGGGAGTGCTCCAATACACGAAGCGCATTCCGCTAGGTGTAACGGCTGTCATTACGCCGTGGAATTTTCCGGTAGCTATTCCGCTATGGAAAATCGCCCCTGCACTTTTGTGCGGAAACACGGTCATCTGGAAGCCTGCCGAACATGCTTCATTAACTGCAGTACGGGTCGCCGAGCTATTCGAGGCGGTGCAGTTTCCGCCCGGCGTACTGAACTTAGTCATTGGGCAGGGGAACCGTATTGGCGATGCCTTATTGGAGCTTCCGGTACTAGATGCGGTCAGCTTCACGGGTTCCACCGCTACAGGTTTGGGCATTGCCGAGCGATGCGCGCGCCGTAACATGAAATACCAGACCGAGATGGGAGGTAAAAATGCCGCCATTGTGCTGAAAGACGCGGATGTAGCACAGGCGGTGGCGATGATTATCAGCGGAGCTTTACGTTCAGCCGGGCAGAAATGCACGGCCACCAGCCGGGTGATCGTGGAACAGTCTGTCTATGAGACGTTCACGGAAGCCTTACGCCAAGCGGTGGAAAAAATACAGATCGCTCCGGCGCTTGACCCCGGTGCGTATCTTGGACCTGTGGCATCCGCAGGTCAATACGAGAAGGTCATGTCCTATGTATCACTCGCACGTCGGGAAGCTCACATTTTGGCCGAAGGTGGAGCCGCCGCCGGGACAGAGAACGGATATTATGTGCGTCCACTGGTGGCGACTGGACTCAATTCATCCCATCCGTTGATTCAGGAGGAGATTTTTGGACCTGTGTTGGGGGTCGTGCAAGCGGACGACTTCGAGGATGCAATTCGACTGTGCAATGATTCTATTTATGGATTAAGCGCCTCTCTATTCACCCGCGATTTGCGGTTGGCTCATCGGTTTCTGGATGAGGCGAACGCCGGTATGGTTCGGGTTAATCAGGAGACGGCTGGTGTGGAATACCAGGCTCCGTTTGGCGGTCTGAAGCAATCCAGTTCACATACCCGGGAACAGGGCCAGGCGGCGCTGGATTTTTATTCAGCGATTAAAACCTGTGCGATCAGCTATGAGTAAGCGGGTGACGGGACGAAGTGAGACGGTGGGGAGCGCATCAGGTCATTTGCTCATATGTCGCTGTGAAGAAGTGAGTATCGCACAGATGGAGCAGGCTTGCCGCATGGGTATGGACACCGTGCGCCAGCTTAAAATGGCTACGCGGGTGACGATGGGGGCATGTCAGGGTAGGGTATGCCGACAATTGGTGGAGTCATGGTTTTACAATCAGGTTCCTGCTGCCCGCCGGGAGGCGGAGCTGTTATCGCAAAGGCCACCAGTGCGTCCCGTAACGTTCGGGCAGCTGGCAGAGGGAGGTTCTTTATGAGCCGCACGCGTATTGTAAATCATCCTATTTTGGGACCAAAGCCGGAGCGGCGGCAGGTATCTTTCTTTTTTGACGGTCGTCCCATGCAGGGATTGGCTGGAGAACCATTGGCAGCAGCGCTGCTGGCCAGCGGTGTCCGTTTGCTGAGAAGGCATGAGGAATCCGGTACGGCCAGAGGCGTATACTGCGCCATTGGGCATTGTAACGAATGCCGCCTGACGGTTCATCCGTTCGGTACCGTCCGTTCCTGCCTGACCAAGCTGGAAGAAGGTATGGTGGTGGAAACCGGGCGGCAGCTTTCGAATGAAATCACAGGGAGAATTGTGACATGAATGAAATGGCGCATCTTATCGTCATTGGGGCGGGTCCCGCCGGATTGTCCGCAGCGGTATCGGCTGCTGAGCAAGGATTGCCAGTCACGGTACTGGATGAGTTTACAGAGCCGGGTGGACGTATGCCCGGGCAATATCATGAGGAAGGCAGTCAAGGCTGGTGGGTTGGAAAACACGTTTCGGATGAGCTGATTACCCGTTGCGGGGAGCTTGGGGTGGACATTCGCTGCGGCGTTTCCGTGCATGGTATGGAATATACAACAACGTGGGAAATTTCCACTTCCTGTGGATTGTTCACTGCGGATTACGTATTGCTAGCGACTGGAGCTGCCGAAATTCCCGTTCCGCTGGATGGCTGGACGTTACCGGGCGTCATGTCTATCGGGGCCGCACAAGTAATGACTAATGTTCATTACGTTAAGCCGGGGGAACGCGGCATCATCGTAGGCATGAACGTATTGTCGATGGCGATTGCCCGCGAGCTGTCTGTCGCCGGGGTGAAGGTGGCGGCAATTACACTGCCGTGCGCTAATCCGCTGGCTGGTGCGGCGGCAGATCCGACAGCCTCCGCGAAGCTGCTGCTTCAGCTGTCGGGGCTAGCTCCTGCCGCCTGGATGCGTGCAGGCGGCAGGCTGGCAGCGGCGATGCGGATGGAGAAACTCATCGCGTGCTGCTATCCCCACAGAGGCTTCCGTCTGTGGGATATCCCGATCCGGTTGCGGACGGCGGTGCTGTCCGTCAACGGGCAGGACCGGGTCGAATCCGTGACCCTGGTCCACGTCAAACCGGACGGCTCGCCTATCCCTGGCAGCGAGCGCGTCGAACCCGCCGACTTCGTGGCGCTCAGCGGCGGCTTGTACCCGCTCGCTGAGCTGGCGGCGGTAGCTGGGTGCAAATTCGTGTACAGCCCTGAGCTAGGCGGGCATGTTCCACTGCACGGTGAGCGAATGGAAACCTCGCTCAAAGGGCTGTACGTTGCCGGCAATATTACCGGCATCGAAAGCGGGCTGGTCGCGATGGCTCAAGGTCGATTAGCCGCCGCTTCCATGCTGCATGCCGCTGGACTCGGTGGAGCAGGCGGGGAACAGCGGGTGCAGGAGGCGATCCGTGAGGTCCATTTTGCACGTAATCATGCGCTGATTCAGTTTCATCCCGGCATTACAGAGGCGAGAACGCAGCTGTACCAGCAGTGGGGGCAAACCTCTGGCAGTGGCGCGTAACGGCTCGTTATGTTGAATATGCGTTTTTACCCCAAATTTGTCTTAAAGGAGGTACGGAAGATGACTCTTAAAGCAAAGGCTCATATGAAAGCAAGGCCGTTCGCACTGAACGAGGTGGTATTGGCTGAAGGTCCCTTCAAACAGGCGATGGAGCTGAACCGATCTTATCTGTTGGAGCTTGAGCCTGATCGTCTGCTGGCGCGTTTTCGGGAATATGCCGGACTTGCGCCCAAAGCGCCTCAATATGAAGGCTGGGAAGCGATGACTATTTCCGGTCATACACTGGGACATTATTTGTCCGCTTGCTCCATGATGTTTGCTTCGACCGGCGATGAGCGTTTTAAGGAAATTGCACATTACATTACGGATGAACTGGATGTTTGCCAGGCGGCGCATGGTGACGGATATGTATCCGGTATTCCAAGGGGAAAGGAACTTTTTGAAGAGGTGTCTGCTGGAAATATTCGTTCGAAGGGCTTTGACCTGAACGGTGCCTGGGCTCCTTTGTATACACTACACAAGTTGTTCGCTGGTCTGCGTGATGCGTATCATTTGACAGGCTGTGACAAGGCATTAGGTGTAGAGCGCAAACTGGCGGACTGGCTCGAAGGAATTTTGCAGCCGATGAGCGATGAGCAGATGCAGCAGATGATGTTTTGCGAATATGGAGGCATGAATGAGGTATTGGCGGATTTGTATGCGGATACCGGGGAAGAGCGCTACTTGCGGCTGGCTGAATGCTTCTGGCACAAGCTAGTGCTGGACCCGCTTAGCTCACAGGAGGATTGCTTACAGGGTATTCATGCCAATACACAGATTCCGAAGCTGATCGGGCTTGCCAAGGAATATGAGCTCACGAATGATACGAAGCGTCGGGAGACGGTGGAGTTTTTTTGGGAGCGGGTGGTGGATCATCATTCGTATGTCATTGGCGGGAATAGCTTTGGAGAATATTTTGGAGCGCCGGATGGCTTGAATGATCGCATCGGACCGCATACGACGGAGACGTGCAACACCTATAACATGCTCAAGCTGACAAATCATCTGTTTCAATGGAATGTTTCCGCCAAGGAAGCCGACTTTTATGAGCGAGGTCTATTCAATCATATTTTGGCCTCGCAGGACCCGGTTCACGGGGGCGTTACGTATTTTCTGTCACTGGCCATGGGTGGGCACAAGCATTTTGAAAGCAAATTTGATGATTTTACGTGCTGTGTCGGCACAGGGATGGAAAACCATGCGAGCTACGGCAGCGGTATTT
The Paenibacillus peoriae DNA segment above includes these coding regions:
- a CDS encoding NAD(P)/FAD-dependent oxidoreductase: MNEMAHLIVIGAGPAGLSAAVSAAEQGLPVTVLDEFTEPGGRMPGQYHEEGSQGWWVGKHVSDELITRCGELGVDIRCGVSVHGMEYTTTWEISTSCGLFTADYVLLATGAAEIPVPLDGWTLPGVMSIGAAQVMTNVHYVKPGERGIIVGMNVLSMAIARELSVAGVKVAAITLPCANPLAGAAADPTASAKLLLQLSGLAPAAWMRAGGRLAAAMRMEKLIACCYPHRGFRLWDIPIRLRTAVLSVNGQDRVESVTLVHVKPDGSPIPGSERVEPADFVALSGGLYPLAELAAVAGCKFVYSPELGGHVPLHGERMETSLKGLYVAGNITGIESGLVAMAQGRLAAASMLHAAGLGGAGGEQRVQEAIREVHFARNHALIQFHPGITEARTQLYQQWGQTSGSGA
- a CDS encoding glycoside hydrolase family 127 protein, with product MTLKAKAHMKARPFALNEVVLAEGPFKQAMELNRSYLLELEPDRLLARFREYAGLAPKAPQYEGWEAMTISGHTLGHYLSACSMMFASTGDERFKEIAHYITDELDVCQAAHGDGYVSGIPRGKELFEEVSAGNIRSKGFDLNGAWAPLYTLHKLFAGLRDAYHLTGCDKALGVERKLADWLEGILQPMSDEQMQQMMFCEYGGMNEVLADLYADTGEERYLRLAECFWHKLVLDPLSSQEDCLQGIHANTQIPKLIGLAKEYELTNDTKRRETVEFFWERVVDHHSYVIGGNSFGEYFGAPDGLNDRIGPHTTETCNTYNMLKLTNHLFQWNVSAKEADFYERGLFNHILASQDPVHGGVTYFLSLAMGGHKHFESKFDDFTCCVGTGMENHASYGSGIYFHDHDKLYVNQFIASTLEWKDRGVTLKQNTSYPDTDHTTLEIQCDQPASFTLLIRYPYWAEKGITIRVNGKEQSVVSEPGSFISIARTWIDGDVVEVTIPMSLRLEQMPDNPDRAAVMYGPLVLAGDLGPLEDPKAKDFLYTPVFIPQTEKLDAWIQSVEDKTNTFRTLNAGHPRDVELSPLYKMHDRTYSVYWDIFTKEAWQEAEQEYTAAREKLAILEQCTIDFAQPGEMQPERNHNFQGDASTRTGYVNNRPYRNAGIDGWFSFDLNTDPSAPMLLVITYTATLEMPNCGFDILINGHPLEHFSEGFDEADKFYNVNAAIPAAYLEGKDQATVTFKAKPGQRIRRCFGLRMVYEQLYQAGSSGIHE